Proteins co-encoded in one Oreochromis aureus strain Israel breed Guangdong linkage group 3, ZZ_aureus, whole genome shotgun sequence genomic window:
- the LOC120439503 gene encoding neoverrucotoxin subunit alpha-like, whose translation QLTIDTNTVNTNLQLSDNNRKVTHVEEVQSYPDHPDRFDVHPQLLCRNGLTGRCYWEVEWRGYVYISVSYRRIRRKGDSAECVFGWNDQSWSLYCTDNGPHSVWQNNRETFISSSSVSNRAAVYVDCPAGTLSFYRLSSDTLIHLHTFNTTFAETLYPGFYVSSGASVSLC comes from the coding sequence caactcacaatcgacacaaacacagtgaacacaaacctccaactgtctgacaacaacaggaaggtgacacatgtggaggaggttcagtcatatcctgatcatccagacagatttgatgttcatcctcagctgctgtgtagaaatggtctgactggtcgctgttactgggaggtcgagtggagaggataCGTTTacatatcagtgagttacagaagaatcagaaggaaaggagacagtgctgaatgtgtgtttggatggaatgatcagtcctggagtctgtactGCACTGATAATGGCCCTCATTCTGTCTGGCAGAATAACAGAGAAAcattcatctcctcctcctctgtctctaacagagcagcagtgtatgtggactgtcctgctggcactctgtccttctacagactctcctctgacactctgatccacctccacacatTCAACACCACATTTGCTGAAACTCTTTATCCCGGATTTTATGTCTCTTCTGgtgcctcagtgtccctgtgttGA